A genomic window from Silene latifolia isolate original U9 population chromosome 11, ASM4854445v1, whole genome shotgun sequence includes:
- the LOC141614597 gene encoding protein FAR1-RELATED SEQUENCE 5-like, whose protein sequence is MVLVSVLMSTVPSTPLTNVSVEDDIHPEVQSCRESVFTPTCTSHPTAIHPLQLSYTPGGSERCTRLVEESFTPKLKMQFVDFDSAMCFFVVYAISCGFEPRLYTTKRTRGGELLRKSIVCNRQGYRENKNKLKCPVEKDSTAKPYVSRNVKVTRIGCPAMMRVEATEGGGCRVDQFVAFHNHRLLSINDKEFQKVVRKLFYFQKKLIIDNSKLQLGASISFQQCKEYADGYANVGATLTDFKNFARDVKCYIGLKDATLFVNHLEELAKIKPGFYFAHEIDDQKCLSRVIWSDAESRKNYAEFGDALSFDATYGTNKYGMIFTPFTGVDHHKRSVTFACSLLDHENEDSFTWCFKIFLDCMGQKEPLCIITDQDAGMLLAIPNVFKTARHRFCMWHIMEKVSSKVGAIICKETDFLSRLHSVVWDSTLEPTEFEEKWLAVMNDFNLVGHKWLSSMYREKHCWIPAYFRDMPMGGLLRTTQRSESSNSFYKRYQTHFGTLVEFWMRFETAMEQQRYLQKCHDKDSEHSLPVTSALATKIELHAASVYTHKVFYDVQVELKNTSSCGLAGMPVNGDVRVYDINDELRYSTFQVSYNVATQEVTCSCKLFESKGLLCKHVYWVFLANLLKSIPSKYIVPRWCKASYRNPFSILHGNIIEDCDPADVIKMEISNVWSEFYSTIGVAKSLPVDRIKELAALLKSFREEFSPSSSSEVLSKEKEIEQLLGFTSSSEVTILPPKQVRNKGSGKRLLSSRNESIAKAQKPKRRCACCKQMANHDKRNCPQKELDDATSEDDDAV, encoded by the exons ATGGTGCTG GTCTCTGTTTTAATGTCGACAGTTCCGTCTACTCCGTTGACTAATGTTTCCGTTGAAGATGACATTCATCCCG AGGTTCAATCTTGTCGTGAATCTGTTTTTACCCCAACCTGCACATCACATCCAACAGCAATACATCCACTTCAATTGAGCTACACTCCTGGTGGTAGTGAGAGATGTACTAGGCTAGTTGAGGAGTCGTTCACACCTAAACTGAAAATGCAGTTTGTTGACTTTGATTCAGCAATGTGTTTTTTTGTGGTATATGCAATTTCCTGTGGGTTTGAGCCAAGGCTGTATACTACAAAACGTACCCGTGGTGGTGAATTACTGAGGAAGTCTATTGTTTGTAATCGTCAAGGATACAGAGAGAATAAAAATAAACTGAAGTGTCCTGTTGAGAAAGATTCTACTGCTAAGCCTTATGTTTCAAGGAATGTTAAAGTTACTAGGATTGGGTGTCCAGCAATGATGAGGGTTGAAGCGACGGAGGGTGGAGGTTGTAGAGTTGATCAATTTGTTGCTTTCCATAATCACCGTCTTCTCTCTATTAACGACAAAGAGTTCCAGAAAGTTGTAAGGAAACTTTTCTATTTCCAAAAAAAGTTAATCATTGATAACTCAAAGTTGCAGCTGGGGGCGTCCATTAGTTTTCAGCAATGCAAAGAATATGCAGATGGTTATGCTAATGTTGGAGCAACTTTGACAGATTTTAAGAATTTTGCTAGGGATGTCAAATGTTATATAGGTTTAAAGGATGCAACTCTCTTTGTTAATCATCTTGAAGAGCTAGCAAAAATTAAACCTGGTTTCTACTTTGCACACGAGATTGATGATCAGAAGTGTTTAAGCAGGGTGATTTGGTCAGATGCTGAGTCTAGGAAGAACTATGCTGAGTTTGGTGATGCCCTTAGCTTTGATGCTACATACGGAACTAATAAATATGGTATGATTTTCACTCCGTTTACTGGAGTTGATCACCACAAACGGTCTGTCACATTTGCTTGTAGTTTGCTTGATCATGAGAATGAAGACTCCTTTACATGgtgtttcaaaatttttttgGATTGTATGGGTCAAAAGGAGCCTTTATGTATCATAACAGATCAAGATGCTGGGATGTTACTTGCTATTCCTAATGTTTTTAAAACAGCCCGCCACCGTTtttgtatgtggcatattatgGAAAAAGTTAGTTCTAAAGTAGGTGCAATCATATGCAAAGAGACTGATTTTCTCTCTCGTTTGCATTCGGTTGTTTGGGATTCTACTTTAGAACCAACAGAGTTTGAAGAGAAGTGGCTTGCAGTTATGAATGATTTCAACCTTGTTGGCCATAAATGGCTTTCAAGCATGTATCGTGAGAAGCACTGTTGGATCCCTGCCTATTTTAGAGACATGCCAATGGGAGGGTTGTTAAGAACAACTCAGAGATCCGAGAGTTCAAATTCCTTCTATAAGCGTTATCAGACTCATTTTGGAACtttggttgagttttggatgcggtTTGAAACTGCCATGGAACAACAGCGTTATTTGCAAAAATGTCATGATAAGGACAGTGAGCACAGTTTACCAGTCACTTCTGCGTTGGCTACTAAAATTGAGTTACATGCTGCATCTGTCTACACCCATAAAGTGTTTTATGATGTTCAAGTTGAATTGAAGAACACTTCTTCTTGCGGCCTTGCTGGTATGCCTGTAAATGGGGACGTTCGTGTATATGACATTAATGATGAGTTGAGATATTCTACATTCCAGGTTTCATATAATGTCGCAACACAAGAGGTTACTTGCAGTTGCAAACTTTTTGAAAGTAAAGGTTTACTTTGCAAGCATGTATATTGGGTTTTCTTAGCTAATCTCCTTAAAAGCATTCCTTCCAAATACATCGTTCCTCGTTGGTGTAAGGCTTCATATAGAAACCCTTTCTCAATTCTTCATGGCAATATCATAGAGGACTGTGACCCTGCTGATGTTATCAAGATGGAGATTTCTAATGTTTGGTCAGAGTTCTATTCGACAATTGGTGTTGCAAAAAGCTTGCCTGTTGATCGCATCAAAGAATTAGCTGCTCTTTTGAAGTCTTTCAGAGAAGAATTCAGTCCTTCATCCTCATCAGAGGTATTATCTAAAGAGAAAGAGATAGAGCAGCTTTTGGGTTTTACAAGTTCTTCAGAAGTGACGATCTTACCACCGAAACAAGTCAGGAACAAGGGTAGTGGCAAAAGGCTTTTGTCCAGCAGGAACGAGTCGATAGCAAAAGCACAGAAGCCTAAAAGACGTTGCGCCTGCTGCAAACAGATGGCTAACCATGACAAACGCAATTGCCCTCAAAAGGAACTAGATGAT GCAACTTCAGAAGATGATGATGCTGTTTGA